From a single Sorghum bicolor cultivar BTx623 chromosome 5, Sorghum_bicolor_NCBIv3, whole genome shotgun sequence genomic region:
- the LOC110435873 gene encoding uncharacterized protein LOC110435873 — MADNHKYITNTMADNHIHHRRGAPSDSSGKGGPAQPRPRRGGAGTAAARPERARPGRGGAGAAEAGSGPAGRGRGGVGAGRARRGRGRPGRGGAGADEAGWVPAGRGRAGVGAGRARLGRGGAATGATGPGTAREARPGAGGAAGAGGAGGTAGRGRARAAREARPGAGGAVGAGGAGGAGGAGAKLAVRVGACGQALCVFGFGSSCLYLGCSFA; from the coding sequence ATGGCCGACAACCACAAATACATCACCAACACGATGGCCGACAATCACATACATCACCGGCGTGGGGCGCCGTCGGACAGCAGCGGCAAAGGAGGGCCGGCGCAGCCGCGGCCGCGACGGGGCGGCGCCGGCACGGCCGCGGCGAGGCCGGAGCGGGCACGGCCGGGAcggggcggcgccggcgcggccGAGGCGGGGTCGGGGCCGGCCGGGCGCGGCCGGGGCGGGGTCGGGGCCGGCCGGGCGCGGCGGGGTCGGGGCCGGCCGGGAcggggcggcgccggcgcggacGAGGCGGGGTGGGTGCCGGCCGGGCGCGGCCGAGCCGGGGTCGGGGCCGGCCGGGCGCGGCTGGGACGGGGCGGGGCGGCCACGGGCGCTACCGGGCCGGGGACGGCGCGGGAGGCGCGGCCGGGCGCGGGCGGCGCGGCCGGCGCGGGCGGCGCGGGCGGCACGGCCGGGCGCGGCCGGGCGCGAGCGGCGCGGGAGGCGCGGCCGGGCGCGGGCGGCGCGGTGGGCGCGGGCGGGGCGGGGGGCGCGGGCGGCGCGGGCGCCAAGCTCGCCGTGCGGGTGGGCGCGTGTGGGCAGGCACTCTGTGTTTTTGGTTTTGGTAGCTCGTGTTTGTATTTGGGCTGCTCCTTTGCCTAG